In Paeniglutamicibacter kerguelensis, one genomic interval encodes:
- a CDS encoding SH3 domain-containing protein has translation MRFHVLSVAAALALALVVPAPAFAAGQPATPTFSVSAPAAPQQAAARKVSATPPVQYRVTKEAPLRASASTSGRKLATVKQGAYLSTRSTKSGWVRANVGGKTGWFRMADTKRLPQHRYEALRNTSLRTSPGKGARVADLARGKALVSTGRTSGKYAQLYSAGKTGWAPSADIRRAITAKYQTSSTTPLYASTRSTKQLAKIPADYTLGTRTNDRSNGRVKVEYAGKTGWIQSSRAAKVAANVPLGKLDWKASAAKNIAKWCKGVPMTVGPNKPNMAEASGWAGNMKEMITLDTNGFGGKKLDPNHPMAIAIQYHECAHILQYRAYKYDFAKLDRRMDAVYGKPRTAAGTEHMADCMAVAMGAKLSGSEHDTKSGYTRTWYAGYGGKCTPQHLTSARKVIAGKQA, from the coding sequence ATGCGATTCCATGTCCTGTCCGTCGCCGCCGCGCTGGCGCTGGCGCTGGTTGTTCCGGCCCCGGCTTTCGCCGCCGGCCAGCCCGCCACCCCCACGTTCTCTGTTTCCGCTCCAGCCGCGCCGCAACAGGCCGCCGCGCGGAAGGTTTCGGCCACGCCGCCGGTCCAGTACCGGGTCACGAAGGAGGCCCCGTTGCGTGCCTCCGCCTCGACATCGGGCCGCAAGCTGGCAACCGTCAAGCAGGGCGCCTACCTGAGCACCCGTTCCACCAAGAGCGGCTGGGTCCGGGCCAATGTCGGCGGCAAGACCGGATGGTTCCGGATGGCCGACACGAAACGGCTTCCACAGCACCGGTACGAGGCGCTCCGGAACACCAGCCTGCGCACATCACCAGGCAAGGGCGCCCGCGTGGCGGATCTGGCCCGGGGCAAGGCGCTGGTGTCCACCGGGCGGACAAGCGGCAAATACGCCCAGCTTTACTCCGCCGGCAAGACCGGGTGGGCCCCGTCCGCCGACATCCGGCGAGCCATCACCGCCAAGTACCAGACCTCCTCCACAACCCCGCTGTATGCCTCGACCCGATCAACAAAGCAACTGGCGAAGATCCCGGCCGACTACACGCTTGGCACCCGAACCAATGACAGGTCCAACGGGCGGGTCAAGGTCGAGTACGCGGGCAAGACCGGGTGGATCCAGTCATCACGGGCAGCCAAGGTTGCCGCAAACGTTCCGCTCGGCAAGCTGGACTGGAAGGCCTCGGCGGCAAAGAACATTGCCAAGTGGTGCAAGGGCGTGCCGATGACGGTGGGGCCGAACAAGCCCAACATGGCCGAGGCCAGCGGTTGGGCTGGCAACATGAAGGAAATGATCACCTTGGACACCAACGGTTTCGGCGGAAAAAAGCTCGACCCGAACCATCCCATGGCCATTGCGATCCAGTACCACGAGTGTGCCCACATCCTTCAGTACCGGGCCTACAAATATGATTTTGCCAAGCTTGATCGACGCATGGACGCCGTTTACGGGAAACCACGGACCGCCGCCGGGACCGAGCACATGGCCGATTGCATGGCCGTTGCCATGGGTGCCAAGCTTTCGGGCTCCGAACACGATACCAAATCCGGGTACACCCGCACGTGGTACGCGGGGTACGGCGGGAAATGCACGCCCCAGCACTTGACCTCCGCCCGGAAGGTCATTGCCGGCAAGCAGGCCTGA